The following proteins are encoded in a genomic region of Flammeovirga pectinis:
- a CDS encoding class I SAM-dependent methyltransferase: protein MINQETKKFILDNEKENPSLVVLKAAKFANVDGKVAAQQIGARQKAKKKLPSWYENTNIEYPSKVPLEQCSSERAANFKSKIVKGNSLIDLTGGMGVDDWAFSKHFSKVTYFERQKDLSEITKRNFTTLNQLNIDVKSGDSLEWLQENSNNFDVIYLDPARRDKENRKLVRVEDCEPNVLEFKDLLFHRADKVLVKLSPMIDIKSTLRSLPEVSNVWVVSVDGECKEVLFLLEKQESTDVKIHTVDLKGEKKEIVFSFNLKEEEQNGVELASELHQYLYEPNASVMKGGAFKSISNRFGLKKLHINSHLYISDVLIEDFPGRKFEVTKQIQAQKKSIKKEIPNLKANLSVRNFPQTVDQLRNKLKLKEGGEIYLFATTIMKEEKVLLVCKRIN from the coding sequence ATGATAAATCAAGAAACGAAGAAGTTTATTTTAGATAACGAGAAGGAAAACCCTTCTTTAGTGGTATTGAAAGCAGCCAAATTTGCTAATGTTGATGGTAAAGTTGCTGCACAGCAAATAGGAGCTAGGCAAAAAGCGAAAAAGAAACTTCCTTCTTGGTATGAAAATACAAACATAGAATATCCATCAAAAGTACCTTTAGAGCAGTGTTCTTCAGAACGAGCAGCAAATTTTAAATCAAAAATTGTAAAAGGGAACTCTCTTATTGATTTGACAGGAGGGATGGGTGTTGATGATTGGGCTTTTTCAAAACACTTTTCTAAAGTAACTTATTTTGAGCGTCAAAAAGATTTATCAGAAATAACAAAAAGAAACTTTACGACCTTAAATCAATTAAATATTGATGTTAAAAGTGGTGATAGTTTAGAGTGGCTTCAAGAAAATAGCAATAATTTTGATGTCATTTACCTTGATCCTGCAAGGCGGGACAAAGAAAACCGTAAGCTAGTAAGGGTAGAAGACTGTGAGCCTAATGTTCTAGAATTTAAAGATTTACTCTTTCATAGAGCAGACAAAGTACTTGTAAAGCTATCTCCAATGATTGATATTAAAAGTACCTTACGCTCACTTCCTGAAGTAAGTAATGTATGGGTAGTATCTGTTGATGGAGAATGTAAAGAAGTATTATTCTTATTAGAAAAACAGGAATCTACGGATGTGAAAATTCATACTGTAGACTTAAAAGGAGAAAAAAAAGAGATTGTTTTTTCTTTTAATCTAAAGGAAGAAGAACAGAATGGTGTTGAATTGGCAAGTGAATTGCACCAATATTTATACGAGCCGAATGCATCTGTTATGAAAGGAGGTGCGTTTAAAAGCATCTCAAACAGATTCGGCCTAAAAAAATTACACATCAATTCCCATTTATATATTTCAGATGTACTAATAGAAGATTTTCCGGGCAGAAAATTTGAAGTAACAAAGCAAATTCAAGCTCAGAAAAAAAGTATTAAGAAAGAAATACCGAACTTAAAGGCTAATTTGTCGGTAAGAAATTTTCCTCAAACTGTAGATCAACTTAGAAATAAGTTAAAGTTAAAAGAAGGAGGAGAAATTTACCTCTTTGCAACTACAATAATGAAAGAGGAAAAGGTGTTATTAGTATGTAAGCGTATAAATTGA
- the buk gene encoding butyrate kinase yields MNNRILVINPGSTSTKVALFEGEDVFCERTLRHSSEELLQFKTELEQLDFRREKVVNFLKEEEITLSSLDIVMARGGLCKPIPSGVYSIDENLLHDLAETPRKHASNLGAKIAFDIASKLSIQSCIADPVVVDELSDISRFSGHPKFPRISAFHALNQKAIGRVFSKQVGIKYEDLNLIIVHLGGGISVGAHQKGKVIDVNQGLDGSGPFSPERSGSLPVGDIIRASFSGAYTQQEMIEMVVGRGGLYAYLGTNDAKAIREAAERGEEKELEIMNAMIYQVAKEICSLTVSLENNINAILLTGGLAHGKWITDRITEKVKHISDVHVFPGEDEMWALAQNGLMVLNREAIPQAYGETIY; encoded by the coding sequence ATGAACAATAGAATATTAGTTATAAACCCTGGTTCTACATCTACTAAAGTAGCTCTTTTTGAAGGAGAAGATGTTTTTTGTGAACGAACACTTAGGCATTCATCTGAAGAATTATTACAATTTAAAACTGAGCTAGAACAATTAGATTTTAGAAGAGAAAAGGTTGTAAACTTCTTAAAAGAGGAAGAAATTACTTTGTCGTCATTAGATATTGTAATGGCAAGAGGTGGTTTATGTAAGCCAATCCCATCAGGAGTATATTCTATAGATGAAAATTTATTACACGATTTAGCTGAAACACCAAGAAAACATGCAAGTAATCTTGGTGCTAAAATAGCGTTTGATATTGCTTCAAAATTATCAATTCAATCTTGCATTGCAGATCCAGTAGTTGTAGATGAATTATCTGATATCTCTCGTTTTTCTGGTCATCCTAAATTTCCAAGAATTTCAGCATTCCACGCTTTAAATCAAAAGGCAATAGGAAGAGTGTTTTCTAAACAAGTAGGCATTAAATACGAAGATTTGAACCTAATTATTGTTCACTTAGGTGGAGGAATATCAGTAGGGGCACATCAAAAGGGAAAAGTAATTGATGTAAATCAAGGATTAGATGGTTCAGGTCCATTTTCTCCAGAAAGAAGTGGAAGTCTACCTGTAGGAGATATTATTAGAGCTTCTTTTAGTGGTGCTTATACACAACAGGAAATGATTGAGATGGTTGTTGGTCGTGGTGGGTTATATGCTTATCTAGGTACAAATGATGCTAAAGCAATCCGTGAAGCAGCAGAAAGAGGAGAAGAAAAAGAATTAGAAATTATGAATGCCATGATATATCAAGTGGCAAAAGAAATTTGTAGTTTAACAGTTTCATTAGAAAATAATATTAATGCAATCTTACTTACAGGTGGTTTAGCACATGGGAAGTGGATTACAGATAGGATAACAGAAAAAGTTAAACACATTTCTGATGTACATGTTTTTCCTGGTGAGGATGAAATGTGGGCATTAGCGCAGAATGGTTTAATGGTATTAAATAGAGAAGCTATACCACAAGCGTATGGAGAGACTATTTACTAG
- a CDS encoding fibronectin type III domain-containing protein: MKLAVFNSFYTKCFYLLFLLSLLYISTFAQNTALISDMSQDQTIYHKFKRQKDDPEARQNYEHRLLENPKLHLIPSNIFELEHSFAQKLHFKTQLFDDLSVSDVATVNWKKRGPFNVGGRTRALAIDKSNEKILLAGGVAGGLWRSINGGASWIKVTTPTDRQSITCIAQDPRPNYANVWYYGAGEIYGNSASGGGANYRGNGIYKSTDGGVSWNQLSSTVSDPTLNEGVFQYVSKIAITPQGHVYVAHKGGISKSSDRGNSWQLSLEEEGAIFTEVMVTSEGRLFATIANTGFFTSLNGSDWINITPQEVSSISLNRTVMDFSYSNPDNIYFFAHTPGNGESSHMLFKYNVSNETWENRTANLPAYGGYVGDLSQGSYNQYIRVKPNNENVIFIGSTNLYRSEDGFKTNSSTRWIGGYSPKNNVSIYPNHHPDNHWMEFLPSNPNIVITSHDGGISKTQNCLAENVEWEYLNNGYYTTQAYAIAIDEKTEGDNRIMAGFQDNGKWYSNSTEEGSSWIEEYAGGDGCYVAIVPGEDIRYTSTQYGKILRFKGADPRKPTDYDGIQPRAATNQMFVHPYILDHNDPNVMYYPAGNKMWFNVSLDKINSGYTFRGTNSGWLQYSNVAANATITSLDVSTKKEDVLYFGTASGGVYKVNNARDQSTSMVDIFTEKGLPKAYVSCVAVNPTNEDHVLVVFSNYQTQSIFQTLDGGDSWLHVSGNLEENEDGSGAGPSVRWAAFHHPNNGTEGVFIGTSVGLFYANSLHQFTDWKQQAENEIGDAVVTMIKTREDGLVVIGTHSNGIYSAYFGVDDTPPVVSKDIEDKQYSLGDFGETYDLSKLFFDENGDQLSFEIVNDNEDVVFVSIINNQLHIKPSEENVGNAVITIVGTAHGKEATLNFNVTVKDISPTLVSQKNPDGNSYRSQFFTDFNAPIYLADDFEIEEGDEWEINAVKAFGESTVSSISEVDIIIWSDVNGKPSIEEVYNADNDGLVYYNNGTIEFTFNTPLILSEGKYWLTIAPVISYSKDGSWYWKGNVDTNTHGGDFYMWDQNDLFRQGYTSWTHRDDIGFADHDLAFEIYGNSTQTSVLPYISILNAEGITEGRIELDWEGISEASGYYIERSTSPNGDFQRIATLSSEYNYWIDNSDKIDGVTYFYKVKGFNAYGEAQGSPIVSAVVYQLPKAVQNLTVDKVQGGLLVEWEDKSNNETEFVIEYSLHPNNGYVPIATAGRDATSYLVSMDLLGSLKYYIRVAAANGAGNSPYQLVSSYTRLEAPGNIFYEEKSATSLFISWRDMSALETGFLLEYSTDHGNYFPFSKITDVNAESFLLNGLLPNMTYYFRLSAINGLLDGDLTSEPILFVHTMGNSSKPSFVTDVSAAYQNQNVVLDWVDSVHNELGFKVYKKESLLSDSYQLIAQLPYNTQEFIDENINEGSSFSYKIESYNALGISESEEVVINIPINSPHSLRLLNRNFVNHIQWEDASNLEDEYVIYRKTGNSSFRKLIRLPASTTNYVDNSILENQIYFYKVAAVKSGDEFFTDEVEISTFPNVPHGITTLVVQEEEAGKVQLDWIDETDDEEGYMIYRKIIGTKDSTLIATVDNTVYSLVDNTAAPETLYRYYVISYVGSLTVNPLSAQIETKAVNASLPDFPINLVASNDVDGVMLTWDDMSDNELGFEVFRRLKNDSELKSIGTVNENMTVFRDNLVDVDLCYEYTVVAYNATGYSVKMQTMYEALEYDDAIQIIEPEQFKARERAGDVILSWTDMSENEDGFKIYRLNTSSGDVIQIGTTIENQHLYIDHNEYSDGVYTYYLTAFNTDYETNYIETSVKLNKKDQSALDQLVALEVSLFPNPSEGVFRLNLGDDWEDISVDIFNIQGRKVYTSDFISSFVELNLEHLQSGQYIVVVSDEVNSVRKNIIKK, from the coding sequence ATGAAACTAGCTGTATTCAATTCGTTTTATACGAAGTGTTTCTATTTACTATTTCTCTTATCGCTATTGTACATATCTACTTTTGCTCAAAATACTGCATTGATTTCAGATATGTCTCAAGATCAAACGATCTACCATAAATTTAAGAGACAGAAAGATGACCCTGAAGCTCGTCAGAACTATGAACACCGTTTATTAGAAAACCCAAAATTGCATTTAATCCCAAGTAATATTTTTGAGTTAGAACATAGCTTTGCTCAAAAATTACACTTTAAAACGCAACTGTTTGATGATTTATCTGTTAGCGACGTTGCTACTGTAAATTGGAAAAAAAGAGGACCTTTTAATGTGGGAGGAAGAACTAGAGCGTTAGCAATAGACAAATCGAATGAAAAGATACTCTTAGCTGGCGGTGTAGCTGGTGGATTATGGAGGTCAATAAATGGTGGTGCTTCTTGGATAAAGGTTACAACTCCTACAGACCGACAAAGTATTACTTGTATAGCACAAGATCCACGACCTAATTATGCTAATGTTTGGTATTATGGGGCAGGAGAAATATATGGTAATTCGGCTTCTGGAGGAGGTGCTAATTATAGAGGAAATGGAATTTATAAATCTACAGATGGGGGAGTTTCTTGGAATCAATTATCTTCTACAGTAAGTGATCCTACATTAAATGAAGGTGTATTTCAATATGTATCAAAAATTGCAATTACTCCTCAAGGACATGTTTATGTTGCTCATAAAGGGGGAATATCAAAATCATCTGATCGAGGTAACTCATGGCAGCTATCTTTAGAAGAAGAAGGAGCTATTTTTACTGAAGTTATGGTTACTTCTGAAGGACGTTTATTTGCTACAATTGCTAATACTGGTTTCTTTACATCGTTAAATGGGTCCGATTGGATAAATATTACACCTCAAGAAGTTTCGTCTATTTCGTTGAATAGAACAGTAATGGATTTTTCTTATTCAAACCCTGATAATATATATTTCTTTGCACATACTCCTGGTAATGGAGAATCAAGCCATATGCTTTTTAAATATAATGTATCAAATGAAACATGGGAAAATAGAACAGCCAATTTACCTGCTTATGGAGGTTATGTAGGTGATCTATCACAAGGAAGTTACAATCAATACATTCGTGTTAAACCAAATAATGAGAATGTGATTTTTATAGGGAGTACAAACTTATATAGATCTGAAGACGGATTTAAAACAAATTCTAGTACAAGATGGATTGGAGGTTATTCGCCTAAAAATAATGTAAGTATTTATCCTAATCATCATCCAGACAATCATTGGATGGAGTTTTTACCTTCAAACCCAAATATCGTGATTACAAGTCATGATGGAGGAATAAGTAAAACACAAAATTGTTTAGCAGAAAATGTAGAGTGGGAATACCTAAATAATGGATATTATACAACCCAAGCATACGCCATCGCAATTGATGAAAAAACAGAAGGCGATAATAGAATAATGGCAGGGTTTCAGGATAATGGAAAATGGTATTCTAATTCTACAGAGGAGGGTTCTTCTTGGATTGAAGAATATGCTGGAGGAGATGGTTGTTATGTTGCAATTGTTCCTGGAGAAGATATCCGATACACAAGTACACAATACGGCAAAATTTTAAGATTTAAAGGAGCAGACCCGAGAAAACCTACAGACTATGATGGTATACAGCCAAGAGCAGCTACAAATCAAATGTTTGTTCATCCTTATATTTTAGACCATAATGATCCGAATGTGATGTACTATCCTGCAGGAAATAAGATGTGGTTTAATGTATCACTTGATAAAATTAATTCTGGTTATACTTTTAGAGGAACAAACTCAGGATGGTTACAATACTCTAATGTTGCAGCAAACGCTACAATTACTTCTTTAGATGTTTCTACAAAAAAAGAGGATGTACTTTACTTTGGAACAGCTTCTGGAGGGGTGTATAAAGTAAATAATGCTAGAGACCAGAGTACTTCTATGGTTGATATTTTTACAGAAAAAGGGTTACCTAAAGCATATGTATCTTGTGTAGCTGTTAATCCTACCAATGAAGACCATGTTTTAGTAGTATTTTCTAATTATCAAACGCAGAGTATTTTTCAGACTTTAGATGGAGGAGACTCTTGGTTGCATGTATCAGGAAATTTAGAAGAAAACGAAGATGGTTCTGGGGCAGGGCCTTCTGTTCGATGGGCTGCTTTTCATCATCCAAATAACGGTACTGAAGGCGTTTTTATTGGAACTAGTGTAGGTTTATTTTATGCAAATTCTCTACATCAGTTTACAGATTGGAAACAACAAGCCGAGAATGAAATTGGAGATGCGGTAGTAACAATGATTAAGACAAGAGAAGATGGCTTAGTAGTTATAGGAACACATTCTAATGGTATTTACAGTGCTTATTTTGGAGTTGATGATACTCCTCCGGTTGTATCAAAAGATATTGAGGATAAACAATATTCTTTAGGTGATTTTGGAGAAACGTATGATTTATCTAAGTTGTTTTTTGATGAAAATGGAGATCAACTTTCTTTTGAAATAGTAAATGATAACGAAGATGTTGTTTTCGTTTCAATCATCAATAATCAACTACATATAAAACCAAGTGAGGAAAATGTAGGAAATGCTGTAATTACAATAGTAGGAACTGCTCATGGAAAAGAAGCTACTCTAAATTTTAATGTAACAGTAAAAGATATATCTCCAACTTTAGTTAGTCAAAAAAATCCAGATGGAAACAGCTACAGATCTCAATTTTTTACAGATTTTAATGCACCAATATATTTAGCAGATGACTTTGAAATTGAAGAAGGTGACGAATGGGAAATTAATGCAGTTAAAGCATTTGGAGAATCTACGGTTTCTTCAATTTCAGAAGTAGATATTATTATTTGGAGCGATGTTAATGGTAAGCCGTCCATAGAAGAAGTTTATAATGCAGATAATGATGGGCTAGTATATTACAATAACGGCACTATTGAATTTACATTTAATACCCCTTTAATTCTTTCAGAAGGGAAATATTGGTTAACAATTGCACCTGTAATTTCTTATTCTAAAGATGGAAGTTGGTATTGGAAAGGAAATGTTGATACTAACACACATGGAGGAGATTTCTATATGTGGGATCAAAATGATTTATTTAGACAAGGATATACCTCTTGGACGCATAGAGATGATATTGGGTTTGCAGACCATGATTTAGCATTCGAAATCTATGGTAATTCTACACAAACTAGTGTGTTACCTTATATTTCAATTTTAAATGCAGAAGGAATTACAGAAGGGCGAATTGAATTAGATTGGGAAGGTATTTCTGAAGCATCTGGGTATTATATTGAACGTTCAACTTCTCCAAACGGTGATTTCCAAAGAATAGCCACTTTATCTAGCGAATATAATTACTGGATAGATAACTCCGATAAAATTGATGGTGTTACTTATTTCTATAAAGTAAAAGGATTTAATGCCTACGGAGAAGCACAGGGTTCTCCAATAGTTTCGGCTGTGGTTTATCAATTACCTAAAGCAGTACAAAATTTAACTGTAGATAAAGTACAAGGAGGGTTACTTGTTGAATGGGAGGATAAAAGTAATAATGAAACGGAATTTGTAATTGAATATTCATTGCACCCAAATAATGGATATGTTCCTATTGCAACAGCAGGAAGAGATGCCACTTCTTATTTGGTATCAATGGATTTATTAGGGTCTTTAAAATATTATATACGTGTGGCTGCTGCTAATGGAGCAGGAAATTCACCTTATCAACTAGTCTCATCATATACAAGATTAGAAGCACCAGGTAATATATTCTACGAAGAGAAATCAGCAACTTCTTTATTTATTTCTTGGAGAGACATGTCTGCTTTAGAAACAGGTTTTCTTTTAGAGTATTCAACGGATCATGGTAATTATTTTCCTTTTTCTAAAATTACAGATGTAAATGCAGAGTCATTTTTGCTAAATGGTTTATTACCTAACATGACCTATTACTTTAGGTTGTCTGCAATTAATGGATTACTTGATGGGGACTTAACTAGTGAGCCAATATTATTTGTACATACCATGGGGAATAGTTCAAAACCATCGTTTGTAACAGATGTATCGGCAGCATATCAAAATCAAAATGTAGTACTTGACTGGGTTGATAGTGTACATAATGAATTGGGGTTTAAGGTGTATAAAAAGGAATCGTTACTTTCAGATAGCTATCAATTAATAGCTCAATTGCCCTATAATACTCAAGAATTTATAGATGAGAACATAAATGAAGGAAGTAGCTTTAGTTACAAAATTGAAAGTTATAATGCCTTAGGAATATCTGAAAGTGAAGAAGTAGTTATAAATATACCAATTAATAGTCCTCACTCTTTACGATTGTTGAATAGGAATTTTGTTAATCATATTCAGTGGGAAGATGCTTCTAATTTAGAAGATGAATATGTTATTTATAGAAAAACGGGTAACAGTAGTTTTAGAAAGTTAATAAGGCTTCCTGCATCAACAACTAATTATGTTGATAACTCAATTTTAGAAAATCAAATATATTTCTACAAAGTAGCAGCTGTAAAATCTGGAGATGAATTTTTTACTGATGAAGTAGAAATATCAACATTCCCTAACGTACCTCATGGTATAACAACTTTGGTTGTTCAAGAAGAAGAGGCAGGGAAAGTTCAACTCGATTGGATAGACGAGACAGATGATGAAGAAGGCTATATGATTTATAGAAAAATAATTGGAACGAAAGATTCAACATTAATTGCTACAGTAGATAATACTGTTTATTCTTTAGTAGACAATACTGCTGCTCCAGAGACTTTATATAGATATTATGTAATAAGCTATGTAGGAAGTCTAACCGTAAATCCTTTATCAGCTCAAATAGAAACGAAAGCTGTTAATGCTAGCTTACCAGATTTCCCTATTAATCTTGTTGCCTCTAATGATGTTGATGGAGTGATGCTAACATGGGACGACATGTCTGATAACGAACTGGGTTTTGAAGTTTTCAGAAGATTAAAAAATGATTCCGAATTGAAGTCAATTGGAACAGTCAATGAGAATATGACTGTCTTTAGAGATAATCTAGTAGATGTAGATTTATGTTATGAATATACAGTTGTAGCATATAATGCTACAGGCTATTCTGTAAAAATGCAGACCATGTATGAAGCGTTAGAGTATGATGATGCAATTCAGATAATTGAACCGGAACAATTTAAAGCAAGAGAAAGAGCTGGGGATGTTATTCTTTCATGGACGGATATGTCAGAAAATGAGGATGGTTTTAAAATTTACAGATTGAATACTTCTTCTGGAGATGTGATACAAATAGGAACAACCATTGAAAATCAACATTTATATATAGATCACAATGAATATTCTGACGGTGTTTATACCTATTATTTAACAGCATTCAATACTGATTATGAAACAAATTATATAGAAACATCAGTAAAACTTAATAAAAAAGATCAGAGTGCATTAGATCAATTAGTAGCATTAGAAGTATCATTATTTCCAAACCCGAGTGAAGGAGTTTTTAGACTAAATCTTGGAGATGATTGGGAAGATATATCAGTTGATATTTTTAATATACAAGGTAGAAAAGTCTATACTAGCGATTTTATCAGTTCGTTTGTAGAGCTAAATTTAGAGCATCTTCAGTCTGGGCAGTATATAGTTGTTGTAAGTGATGAAGTAAATAGTGTAAGGAAGAATATCATAAAAAAATAA
- a CDS encoding bifunctional enoyl-CoA hydratase/phosphate acetyltransferase — protein sequence MLKSISELVDILDAQTVKRRLVLCAAGDDNALDAVYRAYKNNIIEPILVGNKEDIKDLCTEMNFDFFDKVEIIDVVDPKEMVKTSVSLIHNGKADFLMKGHISTAELMRGVLNKEWGLKKRRVISHFALFDLPAYHKPLALTDVAMNIAPDLETKIGILNNAIEFMRKVGVRKPKVAALAAVEMVNEKMQATLDAALLTIMANRGQIRHCEIDGPLAFDNAISQESSSHKGIKSTVAGDADLLLVPDIEAGNVLYKAFVFFANAKVASIILGAKAPIVLTSRADSMETKLNSIRLAAASIEL from the coding sequence ATGCTGAAAAGTATTTCAGAACTAGTTGATATCCTAGATGCTCAGACCGTAAAACGCCGCCTTGTTTTATGTGCAGCAGGAGATGATAATGCATTGGATGCAGTGTATAGAGCTTATAAAAATAATATTATTGAGCCTATTCTTGTAGGAAATAAAGAAGATATAAAAGATCTATGTACAGAGATGAATTTTGACTTTTTTGATAAAGTTGAAATAATTGATGTTGTAGATCCGAAAGAAATGGTGAAAACTTCGGTTTCCTTAATCCATAATGGAAAAGCAGACTTTTTAATGAAAGGTCATATTTCTACAGCAGAATTAATGCGAGGTGTTTTAAATAAAGAATGGGGATTAAAAAAGCGACGAGTAATTTCTCATTTCGCACTATTTGATTTACCCGCTTACCACAAGCCTTTAGCATTAACTGATGTAGCCATGAATATAGCTCCTGATCTTGAAACTAAAATTGGTATTTTAAATAATGCAATTGAGTTTATGAGGAAAGTAGGAGTAAGAAAACCAAAAGTTGCAGCTTTGGCCGCAGTCGAAATGGTAAACGAAAAGATGCAAGCAACTTTAGATGCAGCTTTACTTACAATTATGGCAAATAGAGGGCAGATTAGACATTGCGAGATAGATGGTCCTTTAGCATTTGATAATGCAATTAGTCAAGAATCTTCATCGCACAAAGGAATTAAAAGTACAGTGGCAGGGGATGCCGATTTATTATTAGTTCCAGATATTGAGGCTGGGAATGTTCTTTACAAAGCCTTTGTTTTCTTTGCAAATGCCAAAGTTGCATCAATTATTTTAGGAGCAAAAGCACCAATTGTATTAACATCAAGAGCCGATTCTATGGAGACAAAATTAAATAGTATTAGGTTGGCTGCAGCATCAATTGAATTATAA